The following proteins come from a genomic window of Natronosalvus vescus:
- a CDS encoding winged helix-turn-helix domain-containing protein, which produces MSTHANNTAAESAVNPATQLNVLGDECARTILIATSEGPRTAKELTEKADCSSATVYRRINNLLESELLAECIRFEKNGSHTTAYEATIDHLHVEIGSDGIAVSAAHSDSSVETRALIEPSCPSDQ; this is translated from the coding sequence ATGTCTACTCACGCAAACAATACGGCGGCGGAATCGGCAGTCAACCCAGCAACACAGCTCAACGTCCTCGGCGACGAGTGTGCACGGACGATCCTCATAGCAACGAGCGAGGGGCCACGGACGGCCAAAGAACTCACCGAGAAAGCAGACTGTTCGTCGGCGACGGTCTATCGACGAATCAACAACCTCCTCGAAAGCGAACTGCTCGCTGAGTGCATCCGATTCGAGAAAAACGGCTCGCACACTACGGCATACGAAGCGACGATCGACCACCTTCACGTCGAGATCGGCTCCGACGGGATCGCCGTCTCCGCAGCCCACAGCGACTCGAGCGTCGAGACAAGAGCGCTGATCGAACCATCGTGTCCAAGCGATCAGTAG